Below is a window of Metamycoplasma cloacale DNA.
TGTATAAATTAAAAAAATGCTTAATTAAAAGCATTTTTTTAATTTACTGAAGTAGGAGAAGTAGATATTTCAATTGAGTTATTATTCATATATAAATAAACAATTTGATTTTCTTTGAATTCTTCTTCAATGATTTTAATAGCTAATTTAGCTTCAATTTCTTTTTGAATAAATCTTTTAATAGGACGCGCGCCAAAGGCAGGATCATGGGCAGACTTAGCAATATATTTTAAAACATCTTCATTAATTTGGACATTAATGTTTTGATTATCAGCAATTCTTTTAATCAATTTATTTAATTCGAGTTTGGTAATTTCTTCAATAATATTAATGTTTAAACTATTAAATGGAATAATTTCATCAATTCTATTAATAAATTCTGGTTTAAATTTTAAAGCTAACATTGATTTCATTTTTGAACTACTAAAGTTATTCTGTAATATTTCTGTGCTTCCAATGTTTGAGGTCATAATAATTATTGTATTTCTGAAGTTAATAATTTTTCCTCTTGCATCTGTAATTTGACCATTATCTAAAATTTGCAACAATAAATTCAATATATCTGGATGAGCTTTTTCTATTTCATCAAACAATACAATTGAATATGGATTTTGACGAATTTTTTCTGTTAATTGACCACCTTTTTGTGAATCTACATAACCAGGAGCAGAACCAATTAAACGTGTGCTTGAATATTTTTCCATATATTCAGACATATCTAATCTGACTATGTGATTTTCATCGTCAAAAAGTGCTTCTGCTAATGCTTTAGATAATTCCGTTTTACCAACACCAGTTGGTCCTAAAAACATAAATGAACCAATTGGACGGTTAGGGTCGTTAATATTTGCTTTTGCACGAATAATTGCTTGACTTACTTGATGAATAGCTTCTGTTTGACCTTTAACACGTAAATTCAAGCTTTCTTCTAAATTTAAAATTTTATGTCTTTGAGATTCAAGTAATTTAGTTACTGGTATTCTTGATCATTTAGAAACAATGTTAGCCACTTCTTCTGCATCAACTGTTTCTTTTATTAAACGATTCTTACGGCTGTTTAATTTAACTTCATATTCAGTTAAATTCTTTTCTAATTCAGGAATTAAAAAGTATTTAATTTTTGAAGCTTGTTCATATTTACCTTCATTTTGCATCAAAATCAATTTATTTTTTAAATCATCTAAATTTTCTTTAATTGAACTAAATTTTTGAATATCTTCTTTTTCCTCTTTTCATCTTAATTCAAGATTCTTTTCTTTTTCTTTTAATATATTTAGTTCACTATCAATTTCTGATAATCTTTCTTTTGATTTAGTAGATAATTTTTCTTCATCTTTCAAAGCAACTTTTTCGATTTCTAATTTAGCAATTTGCAATTTAATTTTTTCTAATGGTTCTGGAATGTAATTCATTTCAGTTTTAATATTTGAAGCCGCTTCATCAATTAAATCAATTGCTTTGTCGGGTAGAAAACGATCTGAAATATATCTTGCAGATAAATTGGCCGCTGCAACTAGAGCTTCATCTTCAATTTTTACTTCATGAAATGTTTCATATCTTTCTTTAATTCCTCTTAGAATAGTAATCGTATCTTCGACGCTAGGTTCTGCAATATATACTTTTTGCATTCTTCTTTCTAAAGCTGGATCTTGTTCGATATGTTCACGATATTCATCTAATGTAGTTGCACCAATTAAGTGCAATTGTCCCCTTGCCATTAGAGGTTTTAATATATTCGCTGCATCCATATCGTTTTTGCCAGTCGAACCAGCACCTACTAACATATGAATTTCATCAATGAATAAAATAATTTCACCATCTGATTTAACAACTTCATTGACTATTTTTTTCAAACGTTCTTCAAATTGCCCCCTAAATTCAGTACCAGCTAAAATTGAAGGTAAATCTAGTTCAATAATTTGTTTATTTTTCAAATTTTCTGAAACTTGACCTTCAACAATTTTTCTTGCTAAACCTTCAACAATCGCTGTTTTACCAACTCCTGGTTCTCCAACTAAAACTGGGTTATTTTTAGTTTTTCTTGACAAAATACGTACTAATGAACGAATTTCATCATCACGATTTATGACGGGTTCTAATTTATTTTGACTAGCAAGTGATGTTAAATTTCTCCCAAATTGTTCTAACATTTCTTTACCTGATAGATTTGGTGTATATGATGCTTGCATATTTCATACCTCCTATTTTTTTGAACAACTTACTATATATTTTAGCACTCTTTTGGTGAGAGTGCTAAAAAAGTTTAATAAAAAATAGTGAATTTGGTTTTTTCACTATTTAACAATAATATTAAGTATTTTATTAGGAATATAAATTACTTTAACTATTTTGAAATCTTTAATTCATTTTTGAATATTTTCTTGTGAAGTTGCATTATTAACTACATCATCTTCTGTTCAATGTGGAAGAATTTCAATTTGTCCTCTAACTTTACCATTAATTTGAATACCGATTTGAGGATTTTTTGAAAGAATTTTATCAATTTGAGCAAATGGTCAACTTTGATGTTCTAATGATTTTTCTTTTAAAATGAATAATAATTCTTCAGCTAGATGAGGAGCAAATGGTGACAATAAAATCGCAAATGTTTTCAATGGAGTAATTGAATGAATATTTTCAAGTGAACCTAAATAGTTAATAAATACCATCATTTTACTAATTGCTATATTAAATTTATATTTATTAATATTGTCTTCAACATCTAGAATTAATTGATTGATATTGCTATCTAATTCAGGATTATCATCAATTAATTTTACGTTTTTAGCAAAATATGTAAATTGATTATAAATTTTATCCAATCACTTTCTAATTCCGTCTAATGAATCGGTATTTCATGCTTTAGAATCAGTTAATGGCCCCATAAACATTTCATATACACGCAATGCATCAGCCCCGTGACTTTCAACTAATTCATCTGGGTTAATAACGTTCCCTAAAGATTTAGACATTTTTTGACCATCTGGACCTAAAATTAAACCTTGATTGATTAATTTATAAAACGGTTCTTTTGTAGGAACAACTCCTAAATCAAACAAGAAACGATGTCAAAATCTAGCATACAATAAATGTAATACAGCATGTTCTTGACCACCAATGTATAAATCAACGGGCAATCAACTCTCAAAACGTTTCTTAGCTTCTTCACTATTTAATGGAGCATAACTTCCATCGGGGTTTTTTAAAATATATGCTAGATAGTATCAACTAGAACCCGCTCATTGAGGCATAACATTGGTATCATGACGATATTTTTTACCATTAATTACGACATTCATTCAAGATTCAACATTAGCAAGTGGTCCTTCGGTTGAATTTGATGATTTAATGTTTTTTACATCTGGTAATTCCACTAATTCTTTTACTAAGTATAAATTATTTTCTTCATCAAATAATACAGGGAAAGGTTCTCCTCAATATCTTTGACGTGAAAAAATTCAATCTCTTAATTTAAAACTAATTTTTCTTGATACTTTATTATCTAAAGATAATTCAAGTTTTTCAATTGATTCTTGAATGTTTAAACCATTAATTAAATCACTATTAATATGTAATCCATCTTCTAGATAAGGTAGGCTAGAGTTATTTTCGATTACACAATTTATTGATAAGTCATATTTTTTAGCAAATTCATAATCACGTTCATCATGAGCTGGAACACACATAACCGCTCCTGAACCATATGACATTAAAACATAATCGGATATTCAAATAGGAATTAATTGATTAGTTGCCGGATGGATTGCATACGAACCTAAAAACACACCGGTTTTTTCTTTAATCAATTGGGTTCTTTCTAGTTCGTTTTTTAATTTGGTTTCCTTAATATAATTTTGAACTTCAGCTCTTTTTGAAGGAAGGGTTAATTTAGCTACAAGAGGATGTTCTGGTGAGATAATCACTGCAGAAACACCATATAATGTATCTAATCTAGTTGTAAAAGTTTTTAATTCGTAATTATAGTTTTTAATTTTTCATAAAACTTCATGTCCAACTGATTTACCAATTCAATTCTTTTGAAGAGTTTTTAGACTTTCTGGTCAATCAAGTTCATCTAACCCTTCAAGTAATTTTTCAGCATAAGCAGTGATTTTCAAAACTCATTGTTTCATTGGTTTTTTGACAACAGGGAAATTGCCTCTTTCAGATACTTTAATCCCATTTTTTTCAATAATTTCTTCGTTTGCTAAAACAGTACCCAATCCTTCACATCAATTGACGTCAATTTCTTCAATTGAAGCTAGACCTGCTTTATATAATTCCTTAAATATTCATTGAGTTCAAACATAGAATTTTGGATCTGTTGTATTTACTTCTTTATCATAATCATAAGAAAAACCTAAAGATTTCAATTGTTTTCTAAAATTATCAATATTTTTTAAAGTAAATGGTGCTGGATGATTACCTGTTTTTAAGGCATATTGTTCAGCTGGCAATCCAAAAGCATCTCATCCAATTGGGTGTAAAACATCGAAACCGGACAATCTTTTGTAACGACTGATGATATCAGTAGCGGTATATCCTTCTAGATGTCCAACGTGCAACCCAGCTCCTGAAGGATATGGGAACATATCTAAAATATATGCTTTTTTATTGCTTAATTCTTTGGTTTGATAAACTTTCTTTTCTTCTCAATATTTTTGTCATTTTTTTTCAATTTCAACGTGATTATACATAATATTATTATTTTACCAAATAATAAAAAAATAAAAAGAGCAAATGTATTGCTCTTTGGTATCTTTTGATAAATGGCTGCCCTTGTTAGATTCGAACTAACGGATGGCGGTACCAAAAACCGCTGCCTTACCGCTTGGCTAAAGGGCAATATGGTGGAGGGGGAGGGATTCGAACCCCCGAACCGTTAGGAAGTGGGTTACAGCCACCCGCGTTTGGCCGCTTCGCTACCCCTCCATCTAATTGCTTTAACAATTATACAAAATTATAAAAAAGAAATTATAAAAACATAAGTTTTTTTATCATTTTTGGCTTTTTTTAACTAAAAAATCTGTCTATCTCAAAGAATAATTAAATACTTTATTATAATTATCAATATGTTATACATTCTTTATAATTCGCTATCAAAAACCGGTAAGAAAAATCGTTTAATTCAACAGATTGTTAAAAAAGCAATTAAAACATTTAAAATGAACGAATATAAACTACTAAATTTAATTCAAATAACACAACCGCAAAATTTCATTAAAATTCTTAACCAATATAAGGATATAGTTATTATTATCGGTGGTGATGGAACACTTTATAAAATCGCTAATGAAATATATAATATTGAAAATCTACCAAAGATATATTGTTATAAAGCTGGAACTGGGAATGATTTTCTACGTTCAATTAAAGAAATTAATACAACAGAGGTTATTGAAAAGAAATTCTTTTTACTTAATCCATATCTAAAATCGCTTCCCGTCATTCAATGAAATAATAATAATAATAAAAATGTGTTTTTAAATGGAACAGGTATTGGACTAGATGCTCATATTGCTAACGGACTAAACGAAGCTAAAAATGCTAAATCTCAACGTTCATTTTTTAAATTCGCATATAAAGAATTTAAAAACTTTAAAGCTTATGATACAGTTGTTGTTAAAATTGATGGTAAGGAAATTATTTTTAAAGATGTATTATTAATTTCAATTATGAATGGAAAATACTACGGTGGTGGAATGAAAATTGCCCCATATGCCAATCGTTTATCAAATACTTTAGATATCATTATTTTCAGTCAATTATCAAAAGCAAAATTAATCACTTTATTCCCACTTGTATATACAGGTTTACACAAGAAAATAAAAGGTGTTAACATTCTTAGAGGTACGAATATTGAAGTATATCTAGATCGCAAAGAAATAATGCAAATTGATGGTGAGATCTATCAAGATGTTCAAAGTGTAAAAATATCAAAAGATTTAAATTAAACCTTTTGATATTTTTTATTTTGTTTTATATGGAATTCTATTATTTTTAATGTCTTCAATTAAATTATTTAAATCAATGTTAAATGCAACAATGCATGTGTTATTTCTGTCGTTTGACTTAAATCTACCATATGTTAATGCAACTAATTTATTTTGATTGTTAATATACCCACCAAAATAACCAGTATCTGGATTTGCTTGATATTCAATATTGCCTGTTTCATTTGAATAAGTATGACCTAATTTAACTAAATATCCACTATGATTGTCATTAATAATATCATCTATGTTATTGGCGATAAACATCATTGGACCATGAGAATATAGATATGATCTAGATTTAATATTAAATGCATTGCTATAGTAATCAATTTTTCTATATAAAATTAGAATTCTGTTATTTTTGTCAAAAAATACTTTATGTCTATCGCCAGTAATGTGATTAGGTAATTCCTTTGGTTCTGAATATGTTTCACCATAATCATTTGATATTGCATAATATGAATTTGAGTTTCTTGCTTCTGTTCTGATTAACATCATCATTTGATTACTATTTGATATTTTAAACACTTGTACTTCAGAGAATTTACGTAATTTTTCAATATCTCTATATTGACTAAATACTTTCATTGGTTTTGATAAAACCAATTGATCGTTTTCGAAATGAATCTTAACTCTATAAATAATAAAATCGTAATCGTGGAAATATCCATATCAAGCATCTTCTTGATTAATTTTATGTAAACTAGAAAATGCTACAATGGGATTTAACATACCTTTTTCTCATTTATATGTTTCACTATCTGCATTAGGACCAAAATAATTTTTATGTTCAGAATATGTAAGACCATCGTTAGAAATGGATATATCTAAACCTTCACCTTGCATGAATCTTGAATTTCATCCAGGTCTTGCTGATGTTAATAAATATTTCTTAGTTCCGTTATTGAAATTCAATGTAAAAATTGTTGGTGTTTCTTGTGTCTTTTTAAAACTAGTAGGGAGATTATTTAATCTTTCAGATCAAGTTAGACCATAATCATCTGATGTTTTAACAATGGTTTCACCTCTACCATGACCATTGACGTAAAATGCTACAAGTTTGTTTCCATCATTTATTGCTAATAAATCAGGATGGGCTAAATACTTATCTCTATTTCTATTATCTCCTCTGTCATCTACAATAACGTAGTTATTACTATAAGATAAATCATAATAACCTAGTTTAACAGGAGATTTAATGGCAAAAATACATGCAAGAATTATTATAAAAGTCAAAATTGTAAAAATAATTATTAAGAAATTTCTTAATATTCTTTTTCTTCTCTTAACTACATTCATATTTATATTTTAATCATTTTATAGAGTTTTATGGGTAAAAAAGTATTAAAAAAACTAAGCGAACTTAGTTTATTTTAATTGTATAATTAATCGATTTTTACTTTAACACTTGGACCCATTGTTGTAGCAACTGTAATGTTTAATACATAAGTTCCTTTAACAGCAGCAGGTTTTAATCTTTTAATTGTGTTAATTAATGTTTCTGCGTTTTCTTTTAAAGCATTTGAATCCATTGATTTTTTACCAACTGATGCATGGATAATTCCACCTTTATCAGCACGGTAGTTTGCTTTACCTTTTTTAAGTTCGGTTACTGCAACTGCAGGAGTTGTAGTAACTGTTCCTGTTTTAGGGTTTGGCATTAAACCTTTAGGTCCTAATTTTTTACCATATTTACCTAAAACTAACATCATTTTAGGGTCGGCAACGATTACATCAAAATCATATTTGTCTTGGTTTAAAACTTCAGGTAATTCAGCAGCTGTATATACGTAGTCAGCTCCAGCTTCGACTGCTTGTTTTTTAGCAGTAACATCATCTGTTGCTACTAATACTTTAACTGATTTACCAGTTCCATGTGGTAAAACAATTGCTCCTCTTAATTGTTGGTCTGATTTTCTTGTATCTAAATTTAATTTAATTGCTATATCTAAAGATTCATCAAATTTTGCAAATGAAACTTTTTTAGCTAATTCAATTGCATCCAATAATGGTAATACTTGTTTTTTATCAAATTGTGCTTTTGAAGCTTGTAGATTTTTTGATAATTTTTTAGCCATTAGTTAAGACCTTCTTTTAAGAATTCTTCATAACCTTCAACAACTATTCCCATATTTTTAGCAGTGCCAGCAATTTGTTTCATTGCTGAACGTAAATTTGTTGTGTTTAAATCAGGCATTTTATATTCAGCAATTTCTTGTAATTGAGCAATAGTAATTGATCCAACTTTTTCTTTGTTTGAAGAGCTACTACCTTTCTTCACTTTAGCAGCTTGAATTAATTTATATGATGTAGGTGATGTAAATAATTTGAAATCAAATGATTTATCTTTATAAACTGTAATTAATACAGGAACGGGTTCTGATCCTCTATCTTTAGTTTTGTCATTAAATGCTTTAGTAAATTCAGGCATATTAATACCAACTCCAGCCAATGCAGGACCTGGTTTTGCTTGACCAGCAGCAAATTGTAATTTTGCTTGTTTAACAATTTCTTTAGCCATAATTAAATCCTTTCGATTTTTGTGGTGCAAATGAATCTAAAATAAATTCTCCCACTTGCTTAGAGGCAATTAATACAATTGCGCTACAATTATACCAAAAATGATTAACTTTATAACACTTTTTTACATCAACAAAAATAAAAGACAACTACTGTTGTCTCATATTTTTTATTTAGGATCACCCAGTGTTCCATCGTATTTATTCATTTCGGTTTTTAATTTGTTGTATGCTTCTTCATATCTACCTAATTGATATGCATAATTTGCATGATATATTATGGTTGTAATACTTTCGGTCGCATATGATGGGAAAATATTAAATGCCAAACCAAAATCAACACGTGATTTAAGAATATTGTATTTTTTCTTTCAATTATATTCAAACTCATCATAATATATGAAGTTTGAATTTACAATTGCTTCAGAAGATGTTTTTTCATTATATCAA
It encodes the following:
- the leuS gene encoding leucine--tRNA ligase, translating into MYNHVEIEKKWQKYWEEKKVYQTKELSNKKAYILDMFPYPSGAGLHVGHLEGYTATDIISRYKRLSGFDVLHPIGWDAFGLPAEQYALKTGNHPAPFTLKNIDNFRKQLKSLGFSYDYDKEVNTTDPKFYVWTQWIFKELYKAGLASIEEIDVNWCEGLGTVLANEEIIEKNGIKVSERGNFPVVKKPMKQWVLKITAYAEKLLEGLDELDWPESLKTLQKNWIGKSVGHEVLWKIKNYNYELKTFTTRLDTLYGVSAVIISPEHPLVAKLTLPSKRAEVQNYIKETKLKNELERTQLIKEKTGVFLGSYAIHPATNQLIPIWISDYVLMSYGSGAVMCVPAHDERDYEFAKKYDLSINCVIENNSSLPYLEDGLHINSDLINGLNIQESIEKLELSLDNKVSRKISFKLRDWIFSRQRYWGEPFPVLFDEENNLYLVKELVELPDVKNIKSSNSTEGPLANVESWMNVVINGKKYRHDTNVMPQWAGSSWYYLAYILKNPDGSYAPLNSEEAKKRFESWLPVDLYIGGQEHAVLHLLYARFWHRFLFDLGVVPTKEPFYKLINQGLILGPDGQKMSKSLGNVINPDELVESHGADALRVYEMFMGPLTDSKAWNTDSLDGIRKWLDKIYNQFTYFAKNVKLIDDNPELDSNINQLILDVEDNINKYKFNIAISKMMVFINYLGSLENIHSITPLKTFAILLSPFAPHLAEELLFILKEKSLEHQSWPFAQIDKILSKNPQIGIQINGKVRGQIEILPHWTEDDVVNNATSQENIQKWIKDFKIVKVIYIPNKILNIIVK
- a CDS encoding diacylglycerol/lipid kinase family protein, coding for MLYILYNSLSKTGKKNRLIQQIVKKAIKTFKMNEYKLLNLIQITQPQNFIKILNQYKDIVIIIGGDGTLYKIANEIYNIENLPKIYCYKAGTGNDFLRSIKEINTTEVIEKKFFLLNPYLKSLPVIQWNNNNNKNVFLNGTGIGLDAHIANGLNEAKNAKSQRSFFKFAYKEFKNFKAYDTVVVKIDGKEIIFKDVLLISIMNGKYYGGGMKIAPYANRLSNTLDIIIFSQLSKAKLITLFPLVYTGLHKKIKGVNILRGTNIEVYLDRKEIMQIDGEIYQDVQSVKISKDLN
- the rplA gene encoding 50S ribosomal protein L1, producing MAKKLSKNLQASKAQFDKKQVLPLLDAIELAKKVSFAKFDESLDIAIKLNLDTRKSDQQLRGAIVLPHGTGKSVKVLVATDDVTAKKQAVEAGADYVYTAAELPEVLNQDKYDFDVIVADPKMMLVLGKYGKKLGPKGLMPNPKTGTVTTTPAVAVTELKKGKANYRADKGGIIHASVGKKSMDSNALKENAETLINTIKRLKPAAVKGTYVLNITVATTMGPSVKVKID
- a CDS encoding ATP-dependent Clp protease ATP-binding subunit — encoded protein: MQASYTPNLSGKEMLEQFGRNLTSLASQNKLEPVINRDDEIRSLVRILSRKTKNNPVLVGEPGVGKTAIVEGLARKIVEGQVSENLKNKQIIELDLPSILAGTEFRGQFEERLKKIVNEVVKSDGEIILFIDEIHMLVGAGSTGKNDMDAANILKPLMARGQLHLIGATTLDEYREHIEQDPALERRMQKVYIAEPSVEDTITILRGIKERYETFHEVKIEDEALVAAANLSARYISDRFLPDKAIDLIDEAASNIKTEMNYIPEPLEKIKLQIAKLEIEKVALKDEEKLSTKSKERLSEIDSELNILKEKEKNLELRWKEEKEDIQKFSSIKENLDDLKNKLILMQNEGKYEQASKIKYFLIPELEKNLTEYEVKLNSRKNRLIKETVDAEEVANIVSKWSRIPVTKLLESQRHKILNLEESLNLRVKGQTEAIHQVSQAIIRAKANINDPNRPIGSFMFLGPTGVGKTELSKALAEALFDDENHIVRLDMSEYMEKYSSTRLIGSAPGYVDSQKGGQLTEKIRQNPYSIVLFDEIEKAHPDILNLLLQILDNGQITDARGKIINFRNTIIIMTSNIGSTEILQNNFSSSKMKSMLALKFKPEFINRIDEIIPFNSLNINIIEEITKLELNKLIKRIADNQNINVQINEDVLKYIAKSAHDPAFGARPIKRFIQKEIEAKLAIKIIEEEFKENQIVYLYMNNNSIEISTSPTSVN
- the rplK gene encoding 50S ribosomal protein L11, translating into MAKEIVKQAKLQFAAGQAKPGPALAGVGINMPEFTKAFNDKTKDRGSEPVPVLITVYKDKSFDFKLFTSPTSYKLIQAAKVKKGSSSSNKEKVGSITIAQLQEIAEYKMPDLNTTNLRSAMKQIAGTAKNMGIVVEGYEEFLKEGLN